A genomic segment from Micromonospora echinaurantiaca encodes:
- a CDS encoding redox-sensing transcriptional repressor Rex, translating into MSQHRHPGAPDRAGAVPALPDLPEATVARLPEYLRALHNLAETGHETVSSEGLASAAGVNSAKLRKDLSHLGSYGTRGVGYDVALLIDQIEFVLGLTQRRAVALVGVGNLGHALAGYDGFASRGFRIAALFDADPARVGEEINGLVVQHVDELPRVAAAESIAIGVIATPAAAAQRVADQLVAVGVTSILNFAPCVLSVPEGVDVRKVDLAIELQILSFHEHRKASLTALPATGGSALTALPGGLAVTDTQEAIGT; encoded by the coding sequence ATGAGTCAGCACCGTCACCCTGGCGCGCCCGATCGCGCCGGTGCCGTACCGGCGCTACCGGACCTGCCCGAGGCGACGGTCGCGCGGCTCCCCGAATACCTTCGTGCCCTGCACAATCTCGCCGAAACAGGCCACGAGACGGTGTCCAGCGAGGGGCTGGCCAGCGCCGCCGGGGTCAACTCCGCGAAGCTGCGCAAGGACCTGTCCCACCTCGGCTCGTACGGCACCCGCGGGGTCGGCTACGACGTGGCGCTGCTGATCGACCAGATCGAGTTCGTGCTCGGGCTCACCCAGCGCCGGGCGGTCGCCCTGGTCGGCGTGGGTAACCTCGGTCACGCCCTAGCCGGCTACGACGGGTTCGCCAGCCGCGGCTTCCGGATCGCCGCGCTCTTCGACGCGGACCCGGCGCGGGTCGGCGAGGAGATCAACGGCCTGGTCGTGCAGCACGTCGACGAACTGCCCCGGGTCGCCGCCGCGGAGTCCATCGCGATCGGCGTGATCGCCACCCCCGCCGCGGCCGCCCAGCGGGTCGCCGACCAGCTCGTCGCGGTCGGTGTGACGAGCATCCTGAACTTCGCGCCGTGCGTACTCTCGGTCCCGGAGGGGGTCGACGTGCGCAAGGTCGACCTCGCCATCGAGCTGCAGATCCTGTCCTTCCACGAGCACCGCAAGGCGTCGCTGACCGCGCTCCCCGCCACCGGTGGGTCCGCCCTCACCGCCCTGCCGGGCGGGCTCGCGGTCACCGACACCCAGGAGGCGATCGGCACGTGA
- the hemC gene encoding hydroxymethylbilane synthase, producing MSTPLRLGTRGSKLAMAQSGHVAEALTAATGRPVELVEVVTAGDRSAAPVHRLGVGVFVSALRDALAARTIDFAVHSYKDLPTAAAPGLHIAAVPPRQDPRDALVARDGRTLTELPPGAVVGTGALRRIAQLHALGMQLEVTPIRGNVDTRLARVLGPEADLDAVVLARAGLARLGRTDVVTETLDPMLMLPAPAQGALAVECRVDDPDLVELLAVLDHAPSRAAVVAERALLATLEAGCSAPVAAYAELAEGDAGEEIYLRGAVISPDGTRDLRLSRTGTPADAAEIGKALAAELLDLGADSILGQAGPTGPGTQQFGSTE from the coding sequence ATGAGCACGCCCCTGCGCCTCGGTACCCGGGGCAGCAAGTTGGCGATGGCCCAGTCCGGCCACGTCGCCGAGGCCCTGACCGCCGCCACCGGGCGCCCGGTCGAACTGGTCGAGGTGGTCACCGCCGGCGACCGCTCGGCCGCGCCGGTGCACCGGCTCGGGGTTGGCGTCTTCGTCTCCGCGCTGCGCGACGCGCTCGCCGCCCGGACCATCGACTTCGCCGTGCACTCCTACAAGGACCTGCCCACCGCGGCGGCGCCCGGGCTGCACATCGCCGCCGTGCCGCCGCGGCAGGACCCGCGCGACGCGCTGGTCGCCCGCGACGGCCGGACGCTCACCGAGCTGCCGCCGGGCGCGGTCGTCGGCACCGGTGCGCTGCGCCGCATCGCCCAGCTGCACGCCCTCGGCATGCAGCTGGAGGTCACCCCGATCCGGGGCAACGTGGACACCCGCCTGGCGCGGGTACTCGGCCCGGAGGCCGACCTGGACGCCGTCGTGCTGGCCCGGGCCGGCCTGGCCCGGCTGGGCCGCACCGACGTGGTCACCGAGACGCTCGACCCGATGCTGATGCTGCCCGCGCCCGCCCAGGGCGCGCTGGCGGTGGAGTGCCGGGTCGACGACCCGGACCTGGTCGAGCTGCTGGCCGTGCTCGACCACGCACCGTCGCGCGCCGCGGTCGTCGCGGAGCGGGCGTTGCTGGCCACCCTGGAGGCCGGGTGCAGCGCACCCGTCGCCGCCTACGCCGAGCTCGCCGAGGGCGACGCCGGCGAAGAGATCTACCTGCGCGGGGCGGTGATCAGTCCGGACGGTACCCGTGACCTCCGGCTGTCCCGCACCGGTACGCCCGCCGACGCGGCGGAGATCGGCAAGGCACTCGCCGCCGAACTCCTCGACCTCGGCGCCGACTCGATCCTCGGCCAAGCAGGACCCACCGGCCCGGGGACCCAGCAATTTGGGAGCACAGAATGA
- a CDS encoding RNA polymerase sigma factor, translating to MGRNVAPPARPPDDLVPARPEPEPDLPFEPFYRAHVDRVHRALALATRDDGLAREAADEAMARAYARWDQVRRLDNPAGWVFRVGLNWATSWWRKVRRERPPAADERHPSQAGPDPAALAARSALDGLPTAQRTVIVCRILLDLSTAETATVLDLTEGTVKSRLSRGLAGLRAALAEKE from the coding sequence ATGGGTAGGAACGTGGCACCGCCGGCGCGACCACCGGACGATCTCGTTCCCGCGCGACCGGAGCCCGAACCGGACCTGCCCTTCGAGCCGTTCTACCGGGCACACGTCGACCGGGTCCACCGCGCGCTGGCGCTGGCCACCAGGGACGACGGGCTGGCCCGGGAGGCGGCCGACGAGGCGATGGCGCGGGCGTACGCGCGGTGGGACCAGGTGCGCCGGCTCGACAACCCGGCGGGTTGGGTGTTCCGGGTCGGGCTGAACTGGGCCACCTCCTGGTGGCGCAAGGTACGCCGGGAGCGGCCGCCGGCCGCCGACGAACGGCACCCGTCCCAGGCCGGACCCGACCCGGCGGCGCTGGCCGCCCGGTCGGCCCTGGACGGACTGCCCACCGCGCAGCGCACCGTGATCGTCTGTCGGATCCTGCTCGACCTCTCCACCGCCGAGACGGCCACCGTGCTCGACCTGACCGAGGGCACGGTGAAGAGCAGACTGTCCCGCGGGCTCGCCGGGCTGCGCGCCGCGCTGGCCGAGAAGGAGTGA
- the hemB gene encoding porphobilinogen synthase yields MSYPEIRPRRLRRTAALRRLVSETRVDPAELVVPMFVKEGLTEPRAIASLPGVLQHSRDSLRKAAVEAVQAGVGGIMLFGVPAQRDPEGSGGIDPNGILNVAIRDVVSEVGDATVVMSDLCLDEFTSHGHCGLLTPDGEVDNDATLAAYAEMAVAQAAAGVGVVGPSGMMDGQVGVVRKALDAAGHTDVAVLAYAVKYASAFYGPFRDAVESALEGDRRTYQQDPANLRESLREVALDVAEGADLVMVKPALPYLDVVSAVRAAVDVPVAAYQVSGEYAMVEAAAANGWVDRERVMLETLTSIRRAGAQIILTYWAVEAAQLLRQRY; encoded by the coding sequence ATGTCGTACCCCGAGATCCGGCCCCGCCGGCTGCGCCGCACCGCGGCGCTGCGGCGGCTGGTCTCCGAGACCCGCGTCGACCCGGCCGAGCTGGTCGTGCCGATGTTCGTCAAGGAGGGGCTGACCGAGCCGCGGGCGATCGCCTCGCTCCCGGGGGTGCTCCAGCACTCCCGGGACTCGCTGCGCAAGGCCGCGGTCGAGGCGGTCCAGGCCGGGGTCGGCGGGATCATGCTGTTCGGGGTGCCGGCCCAGCGGGACCCGGAGGGCTCCGGCGGCATCGACCCGAACGGCATCCTCAACGTGGCCATCCGGGACGTGGTCTCCGAGGTGGGCGACGCCACCGTGGTGATGAGCGACCTCTGCCTGGACGAGTTCACCTCGCACGGGCACTGCGGCCTGCTCACCCCGGACGGCGAGGTGGACAACGACGCCACCCTGGCGGCGTACGCCGAGATGGCGGTGGCCCAGGCCGCCGCCGGGGTCGGCGTGGTCGGGCCGTCCGGGATGATGGACGGCCAGGTCGGGGTGGTCCGCAAGGCGCTCGACGCCGCCGGCCACACCGACGTCGCCGTGCTGGCGTACGCGGTGAAGTACGCCTCGGCGTTCTACGGCCCGTTCCGGGACGCGGTGGAGTCGGCGCTGGAGGGCGACCGGCGCACCTACCAGCAGGACCCGGCGAACCTGCGGGAGTCGCTGCGCGAGGTGGCGCTGGACGTCGCCGAGGGCGCCGACCTGGTGATGGTCAAGCCGGCGCTGCCCTACCTCGACGTGGTGTCCGCGGTCCGCGCGGCGGTCGACGTCCCGGTCGCCGCCTACCAGGTCTCCGGCGAGTACGCGATGGTCGAGGCGGCCGCCGCGAACGGCTGGGTCGACCGGGAGCGGGTGATGCTGGAGACGCTCACCTCGATCCGCCGGGCCGGCGCGCAGATCATCCTCACCTACTGGGCGGTCGAGGCCGCCCAGCTGCTCCGCCAGCGCTACTGA
- a CDS encoding bifunctional uroporphyrinogen-III C-methyltransferase/uroporphyrinogen-III synthase, producing MTRTRKPVGRIAFVGAGPGDPGLLTRRAHDALVDADQVVYDRGVPESLLDAVRAQAKTDAQFTPAEGAPGDVAKVLISAARSGLNAVHLVAGDPFGHDSVVKEVQAVARTAAHFEVVPGVGQAEGVATYAGVPLPGVRTAADVEDVSELDFEALAAAVGRGSLALAVDAGELAAIRDGLLAAGVDGATAVGVTGDGTGETQYTTTSTVDSFVAAALGFTGRVVLTVGAGVTQRDKLSWWENRPLYGWKVLVPRTKEQAGVMSARLRAYGAIPCEVPTIAVEPPRTPAQMERAVKGLVDGRYAWVIFTSVNAVRAVWEKFAEHGLDARHFGGVKIACIGDATADAVRAFGIQPELIPSGEQSSEGLLAEFSPHDEVLDPVGRVLLPRADIATETLAAGLTERGWEVDDVTAYRTVRAAPPPAEIRDAIKSGGFDAVLFTSSSTVRNLVGIAGKPHARTVVAVIGPKTAETATEFGLRVDVQPPHASVPDLVEALAAYAVELREKLAAMPAKQRRGSKVQGPTALRFR from the coding sequence ATGACCCGCACCCGTAAGCCCGTAGGCCGCATCGCGTTCGTCGGGGCCGGTCCCGGCGACCCGGGCCTGCTGACCCGTCGGGCGCACGACGCCCTGGTCGACGCCGATCAGGTGGTGTACGACCGGGGAGTCCCCGAGTCGCTGCTCGACGCCGTCCGCGCCCAGGCCAAGACCGACGCCCAGTTCACGCCGGCCGAGGGCGCGCCGGGTGACGTGGCGAAGGTGCTGATCTCGGCGGCCCGCTCCGGGCTGAACGCCGTGCACCTGGTCGCCGGCGACCCGTTCGGGCACGACTCGGTGGTCAAGGAGGTGCAGGCGGTGGCGCGTACCGCCGCGCACTTCGAGGTGGTGCCGGGAGTCGGCCAGGCCGAGGGGGTGGCCACCTACGCGGGTGTGCCGCTGCCGGGCGTACGGACCGCGGCTGACGTCGAGGACGTCAGCGAGCTGGACTTCGAGGCGCTGGCGGCGGCCGTCGGCCGGGGCTCGCTGGCGCTGGCCGTGGACGCCGGCGAACTCGCCGCGATCCGGGACGGGCTGCTCGCCGCCGGGGTGGACGGCGCCACCGCCGTCGGGGTGACCGGCGACGGCACCGGGGAGACGCAGTACACCACCACGTCGACCGTGGACAGCTTCGTCGCGGCGGCGCTCGGCTTCACCGGCCGGGTGGTGCTCACCGTCGGTGCCGGCGTCACCCAGCGGGACAAGCTCAGCTGGTGGGAGAACCGGCCGCTGTACGGCTGGAAGGTGCTGGTCCCGCGGACCAAGGAGCAGGCCGGCGTGATGAGCGCCCGGCTGCGCGCGTACGGGGCCATCCCGTGCGAGGTGCCGACCATCGCGGTGGAGCCGCCGCGCACCCCGGCCCAGATGGAGCGGGCGGTCAAGGGCCTGGTCGACGGCCGGTACGCCTGGGTGATCTTCACCTCGGTGAACGCGGTCCGCGCGGTCTGGGAGAAGTTCGCCGAGCACGGCCTGGACGCCCGGCACTTCGGCGGCGTCAAGATCGCCTGCATCGGCGACGCGACCGCCGACGCGGTCCGCGCGTTCGGCATCCAGCCGGAGCTGATCCCGTCCGGGGAGCAGTCCTCCGAGGGGCTGCTGGCCGAGTTCTCGCCGCACGACGAGGTGCTCGACCCGGTCGGTCGGGTGCTGCTGCCGCGCGCCGACATCGCCACCGAGACGCTCGCCGCCGGGCTCACCGAGCGCGGCTGGGAGGTCGACGACGTGACCGCGTACCGGACCGTGCGGGCCGCCCCGCCGCCGGCCGAGATCCGCGACGCGATCAAGTCGGGTGGCTTCGACGCGGTGCTCTTCACCTCGTCCTCGACCGTCCGGAACCTGGTCGGCATCGCCGGGAAGCCGCACGCGCGTACCGTTGTTGCCGTGATCGGGCCCAAGACGGCGGAGACCGCGACGGAGTTCGGCCTGCGGGTCGACGTCCAGCCGCCGCACGCCTCGGTGCCCGACCTGGTGGAGGCGCTCGCCGCCTACGCCGTCGAGCTGCGCGAGAAGCTCGCCGCCATGCCGGCGAAGCAGCGCCGGGGCTCGAAGGTGCAGGGGCCGACCGCCCTCCGCTTCCGCTAG
- a CDS encoding glutamyl-tRNA reductase has product MKLLVVGASYRTAPVATLERLAVAPAELTRTLDRLVAQPYVTEAVLVSTCNRVEVYAAVSGFHGGLGDICAVLAEQAGSLPATLANHLYVHYDAAAVDHVFRVAAGLDSMVVGEAQILGQLRDAYHWASGADTAGRLLHELMQQALRVGKRAHAETGIDRAGQSVVTAALELAAGHLDGELTGRPALVVGAGAMGSLGVATLSRLGAGPLTVTNRGADRAVRLAESYGAAAAPMAELTATVSTVDIVVAATAATEPVLTRDVVSRALADRDPDRGPLILLDLAVPRDVEPGVAELSGVEVIDIDRMAALLADGPAAADAAAVERIVAAEVEGFLTWLRGADVAPTVAALRGRADDVVTAELRRLAQRRPDLTDDQRAEVARTVHRVVQRLLHQPTVRVRQLAAEPGGDQYAALLRELFDLQVPQTSPVDNVPDVVDTDVTPAFGATDAIPPAGGER; this is encoded by the coding sequence GTGAAACTGCTCGTCGTCGGCGCGTCGTACCGCACCGCTCCGGTCGCCACCCTGGAGCGGCTCGCGGTGGCTCCCGCCGAGCTCACCCGCACCCTGGACCGCCTGGTCGCGCAGCCGTACGTGACCGAGGCCGTGCTGGTCTCCACCTGCAACCGGGTGGAGGTCTACGCCGCGGTGTCCGGTTTCCACGGCGGCCTCGGTGACATCTGCGCCGTGCTGGCCGAGCAGGCCGGCAGCCTGCCCGCCACGCTCGCCAACCACCTCTACGTGCACTACGACGCCGCCGCCGTCGACCACGTCTTCCGGGTCGCCGCCGGGCTGGACTCGATGGTGGTCGGCGAGGCGCAGATCCTCGGCCAGCTCCGTGACGCCTACCACTGGGCGAGCGGGGCGGACACCGCCGGGCGGCTGCTGCACGAGCTGATGCAGCAGGCGCTGCGGGTGGGCAAGCGGGCCCACGCGGAGACCGGCATCGACCGGGCCGGCCAGAGCGTGGTCACCGCCGCGCTGGAGCTGGCCGCCGGCCACCTCGACGGCGAGTTGACCGGCCGTCCGGCGCTGGTGGTCGGGGCCGGCGCGATGGGCTCGCTGGGCGTGGCGACCCTCTCCCGGCTGGGCGCCGGGCCGCTCACCGTGACCAACCGGGGGGCCGACCGGGCCGTCCGGCTGGCCGAGTCGTACGGCGCCGCGGCCGCCCCGATGGCCGAGCTGACCGCAACCGTATCCACAGTGGACATCGTAGTGGCCGCCACCGCGGCCACCGAACCGGTCCTCACCCGCGACGTGGTCAGCCGGGCGCTGGCCGACCGCGACCCCGACCGGGGTCCGCTGATCCTGCTCGACCTGGCCGTGCCGCGCGACGTCGAGCCGGGCGTGGCCGAGCTGTCCGGCGTCGAGGTGATCGACATCGACCGGATGGCCGCGCTGCTCGCCGACGGGCCGGCCGCCGCCGACGCCGCCGCCGTGGAACGGATCGTCGCCGCCGAGGTGGAGGGTTTCCTCACCTGGCTGCGCGGGGCGGACGTGGCGCCCACCGTGGCCGCCCTGCGCGGGCGCGCCGACGACGTGGTCACCGCCGAGCTGCGCCGGCTCGCCCAGCGCCGCCCCGACCTGACCGACGACCAGCGGGCCGAGGTGGCCCGGACGGTGCACCGGGTGGTCCAGCGGCTGCTGCACCAGCCCACCGTGCGGGTCCGTCAGCTGGCCGCCGAGCCGGGCGGCGACCAGTACGCGGCGCTGCTGCGCGAGCTGTTCGACCTCCAGGTGCCGCAGACCTCGCCGGTCGACAACGTCCCCGACGTCGTGGACACCGACGTCACCCCGGCGTTCGGCGCCACCGACGCCATTCCGCCCGCCGGAGGTGAGCGATGA